One window of the Pristiophorus japonicus isolate sPriJap1 chromosome 23, sPriJap1.hap1, whole genome shotgun sequence genome contains the following:
- the LOC139235388 gene encoding zinc finger protein 530-like, with the protein MEKLWKCGDCGKGFRSPSVLEIHQHSHTGERPFTCSECGKRFTQSSDLLKHQRVHTGERPFTCSECGKGFTASSDLLKHQRVHTGERPFTCSECGKGFTCSSNLLKHQRVHTGERPFTCSECGKGFTCSSNLLTHQRVHTGVRPFTCSECGKGFTQPSILLTHQRIHTGERPFTCSECGKGFTQSSHLQSHQRVHTEERPFTCSECGKGFTCSSNLLAHQRVHTGERPFTCYECGKGFTCSSHLLTHQGVHTGERPFTCSECGKGFTQSSNMLTHQRVHTGERPFTCSECWKGFNQASHLLTHQRVHTGERPFTCLECGKGCTQSSTLLKH; encoded by the coding sequence atggagaaactgtggaaatgtggggactgtgggaagggattcagatcaccatctgtcctggaaattcatcaacacagtcacactggggagaggccattcacctgctctgagtgtgggaagcgattcactcagtcatccgacctgctgaaacaccagcgagttcacactggggagaggccattcacctgctcggagtgtgggaagggattcactgcatcatctgacctgctgaaacaccagcgagttcacactggggagaggccgttcacctgctcagagtgtgggaagggatttacttgttcatccaacctgctgaaacaccagcgagttcacactggggagaggccgttcacctgctcagagtgtgggaagggattcacttgttcatccaacctgctgacacaccagcgagttcacactggggtgaggccgttcacctgctcggagtgtgggaagggattcactcagccatccatcctgctgacacaccagcgaattcacactggggagaggccgttcacttgctctgagtgtgggaagggattcactcagtcatcacacctgcagtcacaccagcgagtgcacactgaggagaggccgttcacctgctcggagtgtgggaagggattcacttgttcatccaacctgctggcacaccagcgagttcacactggggagaggccgttcacctgctatgagtgtgggaagggattcacttgttcatcccacctgctgacacaccagggagttcacactggggagaggccattcacatgctctgaatgtgggaagggattcacacagtCATCCAacatgctgacacaccagcgagtacacactggagagaggccgttcacctgctcggagtgttggaagggattcaatcaggcatcccacctgctgacacaccagcgcgtacacactggggagaggccgttcacctgcttggagtgcgggaagggatgcactcagtcatccaccctgttgaaacac